The window ACAAAATCACGTCTGGACACACCCCTATTTTCGAGGCGATCCAAAGCACCATCCTTACCCAGCCCAATAAAATACTTCATAGGGCACCTCCATTTGGAATTTAATGTGTTAATTTTTTATCTTGTAAATATGCAAAAAAAGTATAAACTTGGCAAAGAAAATTTTACTATACAAATAAACCCTTCCTATCTGGATAGTCTATATTGCTACCTAACAGACAGCAAAATGTTCTTTAATGATTTTTACTACCTTATTTACAGATGATTTGACTTTTGGGGTGCACTGATCTGAAAAATGATCAATAATATCTGCTTCAATAAGAATTATGCGTAAAGAGGAAGGCATTTCATCAGGAAAGAGCATGTAGCCTGTCTTTAAAGTTGTTCCCAGGGTTATGGCGTGAGAGTTAACAAGTGCATGCGTGTTGAAAATGTCGTCAAGGCTCGCCTGGACAATAGTTCCAGGCGAATGTCCCAG is drawn from Desulfovulcanus ferrireducens and contains these coding sequences:
- a CDS encoding hydrogenase maturation protease, coding for MKKFLVLGIGNPLLCDDRAGIEVVEEIVREGLPVDTEILYTVGFEVIDKVLGYESVIVVDASKLGHSPGTIVQASLDDIFNTHALVNSHAITLGTTLKTGYMLFPDEMPSSLRIILIEADIIDHFSDQCTPKVKSSVNKVVKIIKEHFAVC